CAGACCTGGCCCTGCGGCGCACGCCGCTGCGCGTACCGTGTTCGCGTGTCCCACTTCGCGAGCTACGCGCCGACCGCGCACGGCACGCGCGACCCCGCGGTCGAGGTGCGGGACGCCCTCGAGGACGACGTCCCCGCGATCGCCGCCGTGGCCCGCACGCGGGGTGGCGAGCACGTCGGCCTGGAAGGGCGCCTGGCCGGCTGGGTCCGTGGCGACGAGCACGTGGTGCTGGTGGCCACGCGCCACGACGAGGTGATCGGCTGGGCGTCGGCCAGGCGGCTGCGCGACCGACCGGACGCACCCGACGGCTGGTACGTCTCGTCCCTGACCGTCGCGCCCCAGCACCGACGTCGCGGTGCGGGCGACGCGTTGCTCACCCGCCTCGTGGCCCACGCGGACGCACGGGAGAGCGCGCTCCGCAGCATCGTCAACGCGACGAACGCCCCGTCGCTCGACCTGCACGCCGCGCACGGGTTCGTCGAGGAGGGTCGCGGACCGACGTTCGCCGGCATCGAGTTCATCGGCGGCACGGGTGTCCTCCTGGTACGCAAGCCGCCCATCTCTGCAGCGGGTTCGGTCGCCACCACCTGAGAACGGCGCGCCACGTCGCGAGCGCTCCAGCAGTGCGCCAGTGGTGCGCCAGTGATGCACCGTGCCGCACGCGTCGCGCTCAGCCCGCGCGGCGCGACCTGACCTCCCCCTGCCGTGCGGCCGACCCGACCCACCCTCCGCCGTACGGCGGGGCATCCGGTGGCCTCATGGACGCGGGCGAGCTCAGCCGCGCCGCCTCAGCCGCGGACGGGCAGCCAGCGCCTCCGCCGACGGGACAGCGAGCAGCCCCGATCCGTCCCAGCCGGCCGGCTCGCCGGAGTCGAGCACGTCGGGGCCCGGCGCATGATCGGCAAGCACGTCAGGGGTCGCGGACGCTTCGGACGCGTCGAGCGCGACGGGGCCGTCGGAGTCGTCGCACGCGGCGGGCGCATCGGACACGTCGGCATCGGGTGCTGGTGCGACGGCGATCGAGTCGGGGGCCAGGAGGGCGTGGACGTGCATGTCGTGCCAGCCGTCGGCGTGACGCGCGCTCCCCCGGCGGGTGCCTTCGGCGGGGAAGCCCGCCTTCTCGGCGACGCGGCACGATGCCGGGTTGCCGGTCGAGTGCTCGACCTCCAGGCGGTGGAAGCCGGTCGCAAAGGCCCAGCGTGCGACAGCGCGGACCGCGCGTGCACTCACGCCGCGGCCGCGCGCTTCTGGTGCGGTCCAGTACGCGAGGACGCCCGTGCCGTCACCCGCGGAGCCGATCTTCACGGCGACCCGGCCGACCATGCCGAGCTCAGGATCGTCGACGGCCCAGGAGGCGCCCGTCCCGGCGGCCCAGGCGTCGCGCCAGGCACGCACCAGGTCGAGGGCCTCGTCGTCGGAGTCCAGGCGCCGGGCGTGCCAGCGCTGGGTGGCGGGGTCGGCGTACGCGGCGCGGACCGCGGGGGCGTCGTCGTCGCGCCACGTGCGCAGCACCAGGCCGTCGGCGGTGAGGTCGGGGAGCGGCGAGCCGGCCAGGGCATCGGGATCCAGGGCCGGTGGGTAGAGCAGCGGCACGATCACCTCGAGGGGTCGGACG
The Cellulomonas gilvus ATCC 13127 DNA segment above includes these coding regions:
- a CDS encoding GNAT family N-acetyltransferase, producing the protein MSHFASYAPTAHGTRDPAVEVRDALEDDVPAIAAVARTRGGEHVGLEGRLAGWVRGDEHVVLVATRHDEVIGWASARRLRDRPDAPDGWYVSSLTVAPQHRRRGAGDALLTRLVAHADARESALRSIVNATNAPSLDLHAAHGFVEEGRGPTFAGIEFIGGTGVLLVRKPPISAAGSVATT
- a CDS encoding GNAT family N-acetyltransferase, translated to MLVRPLEVIVPLLYPPALDPDALAGSPLPDLTADGLVLRTWRDDDAPAVRAAYADPATQRWHARRLDSDDEALDLVRAWRDAWAAGTGASWAVDDPELGMVGRVAVKIGSAGDGTGVLAYWTAPEARGRGVSARAVRAVARWAFATGFHRLEVEHSTGNPASCRVAEKAGFPAEGTRRGSARHADGWHDMHVHALLAPDSIAVAPAPDADVSDAPAACDDSDGPVALDASEASATPDVLADHAPGPDVLDSGEPAGWDGSGLLAVPSAEALAARPRLRRRG